A genomic window from Catalinimonas alkaloidigena includes:
- a CDS encoding sugar-binding domain-containing protein, protein MHSRLFLLRVTCIALLLSTFGWLRCTPIASDEPENVLSLAGAWRFRIDSLDEGMDRQWFAQTLPETVQLPGSMQENGKGNDVTLATQWTGSIYDSSWYFNPRMEKYRQPDYLKFPFWLTPVNYYVGPAWYQKQVTVPDHWQGQHLTLLLERAHIGTHLWVDSTDVGTQNSLVAPHVYDLTDYLTPGTHTLTIRVDNRQSVMNVGPDSHSITDHTQGNWNGLVGRLELRARAPVWLDSLQVYPDLTHKKARLTLKIRNATGQPATGTVRVVAQSFNVAQSHTPDPVTVDFQTQGETTDLTLDLPMGDSLLTWDEFSPALYRLTAELTTDAGQRDQQQTQFGMREFTTNGTRFYVNGRETFLRGTVENATFPLTGYVPMDVAAWERVFRICKEYGLNHMRYHSYCPPEAAFQAADRVGIYLQPEGPSWANHGSSLGDGRPVDLYIYDETNRMGQWYGNYASFCMMAYGNEPRGGHQADYLGDFVEYWEAKDPRRKYTGASVGMSWPLVPQNEFMVKSGPRGLAWDQRPETESDYRERIQDFDVPYVAHEMGQYCVYPNFKEMRKYTGVYQPNNFELFQEDLADHHMADQADDFLMASGRLQVLCYKHEIEKSLRTPGAAGFQLLSLNDYPGQGTALVGMLDVFWDEKGYFDAEQMRQFCNTTVPLIRVPTFVYQNDETLTAAVEVAHFGPAPLRQARPEWRLLGVDGSVVAGGILNQQDIPIGSNTSLGTVEFPLASLTEPTKLHLEVTLAGTAFQNGWDFWVYPAQTEAAPEGVYITTQLDARAEQILQQGGNVFLDASGKITKGKEVVQHFRPVFWNTSWFKMRPPHTLGILVDADHPAFAAFPTEAHSDLQWWSILERQQVMHLEDFPPDFRPLVQPIDTWFLNRRLASVLEARVGAGKLLMTSSDLTSDLANRPAARQLRQSLLAYMASEEFSPQATIPLATIRALLTEESREQFDPYTLQSPDELQPNLHKPTN, encoded by the coding sequence ATGCATTCCCGATTATTCCTCCTCCGCGTTACGTGTATTGCTTTACTACTCAGCACATTCGGTTGGCTGAGGTGTACCCCGATTGCCTCCGATGAGCCCGAGAATGTGCTTTCCCTGGCGGGAGCGTGGCGCTTCCGGATCGATTCGCTCGACGAAGGAATGGACCGGCAATGGTTCGCCCAAACGCTGCCCGAAACGGTACAACTGCCCGGCTCGATGCAGGAAAACGGCAAAGGCAACGACGTAACCCTGGCGACGCAGTGGACCGGCAGCATCTACGACAGCTCGTGGTACTTCAATCCGCGGATGGAAAAGTACCGCCAGCCCGACTACCTCAAGTTTCCGTTCTGGCTCACGCCCGTCAACTACTACGTGGGGCCGGCGTGGTACCAGAAACAGGTCACCGTGCCGGACCACTGGCAGGGCCAGCACCTTACGCTCCTGCTGGAACGGGCGCACATCGGGACGCACCTCTGGGTCGACAGCACCGACGTCGGCACGCAGAACAGCCTGGTGGCACCGCACGTCTACGACCTCACCGACTACCTGACCCCCGGAACACATACGCTAACGATCCGCGTCGACAACCGGCAAAGCGTGATGAACGTCGGACCCGACTCGCACAGCATCACCGACCACACGCAAGGCAACTGGAACGGACTGGTCGGACGGCTGGAACTCCGGGCTCGCGCGCCCGTCTGGCTCGACAGCCTCCAGGTGTATCCGGACCTCACCCACAAAAAAGCCCGCCTGACGCTGAAAATCCGCAACGCAACCGGACAACCCGCTACGGGGACGGTCCGCGTAGTGGCCCAGAGCTTCAACGTGGCGCAGTCGCACACCCCTGATCCGGTAACGGTCGATTTCCAGACGCAGGGCGAAACCACCGACCTGACCCTCGACCTGCCGATGGGCGACAGCCTCCTGACGTGGGACGAATTCAGCCCCGCCCTGTATCGCCTGACGGCCGAATTGACCACCGACGCCGGGCAGCGCGACCAGCAGCAGACCCAGTTCGGAATGCGGGAGTTTACCACGAACGGCACGCGTTTTTACGTGAACGGCCGGGAAACCTTTCTGCGCGGTACGGTCGAAAACGCCACCTTTCCGCTGACCGGTTACGTGCCGATGGACGTGGCGGCGTGGGAGCGGGTGTTCCGGATCTGTAAAGAATACGGTCTCAACCACATGCGCTACCACTCGTACTGTCCGCCCGAAGCTGCGTTTCAGGCCGCCGACCGGGTGGGCATCTACCTGCAGCCCGAAGGGCCGAGCTGGGCCAACCACGGCTCCTCGCTGGGCGACGGTCGCCCGGTCGATCTGTACATTTACGACGAAACCAACCGCATGGGGCAGTGGTACGGCAACTATGCTTCGTTCTGCATGATGGCCTACGGCAACGAGCCGCGCGGCGGGCACCAGGCCGACTACCTCGGCGACTTTGTCGAGTACTGGGAGGCCAAAGACCCGCGCCGGAAATACACCGGAGCTTCGGTCGGGATGAGCTGGCCGCTGGTGCCGCAAAACGAGTTCATGGTGAAGTCGGGGCCGCGTGGCCTGGCGTGGGACCAACGCCCCGAAACCGAGTCGGACTACCGGGAGCGGATTCAGGATTTCGACGTGCCGTACGTGGCGCACGAGATGGGGCAGTACTGCGTCTACCCGAACTTTAAGGAGATGCGCAAGTACACCGGCGTGTACCAACCCAACAACTTCGAGCTGTTTCAGGAAGACCTCGCCGATCACCACATGGCCGACCAGGCCGACGACTTTCTGATGGCCTCCGGCCGCTTGCAGGTGCTGTGCTACAAACACGAAATCGAAAAGTCGCTGCGGACGCCCGGTGCGGCGGGTTTCCAGCTGCTGTCGCTGAATGATTACCCCGGGCAGGGCACCGCGCTGGTGGGCATGCTCGACGTTTTCTGGGACGAGAAAGGCTACTTCGATGCGGAGCAGATGCGACAGTTTTGCAACACCACCGTCCCGCTGATCCGCGTGCCCACGTTTGTCTACCAGAACGACGAAACCCTGACCGCCGCCGTGGAAGTAGCGCATTTCGGTCCCGCCCCGCTCCGGCAGGCCCGCCCCGAATGGCGGTTGCTCGGCGTCGACGGAAGCGTGGTGGCCGGAGGGATACTCAACCAACAGGACATTCCGATCGGGAGCAATACTTCGCTGGGTACGGTCGAGTTTCCGCTTGCTTCTCTGACCGAACCTACGAAACTACATCTAGAAGTGACGCTGGCGGGCACCGCGTTCCAGAACGGCTGGGACTTCTGGGTGTACCCCGCCCAAACGGAAGCCGCCCCGGAAGGGGTGTACATCACGACGCAACTGGACGCCCGCGCCGAACAAATCCTGCAACAGGGCGGCAACGTCTTCCTGGATGCCTCGGGAAAAATCACGAAGGGCAAAGAAGTCGTGCAGCATTTCCGGCCCGTGTTCTGGAACACCTCCTGGTTCAAGATGCGTCCGCCCCACACGCTCGGCATCCTCGTCGATGCCGACCATCCGGCCTTTGCCGCATTCCCGACCGAGGCGCACAGCGATTTGCAGTGGTGGTCGATTCTGGAGCGGCAACAGGTCATGCACCTCGAAGACTTTCCGCCCGACTTCCGGCCGCTCGTGCAGCCCATCGACACGTGGTTCCTGAACCGGCGGCTGGCCTCTGTGCTCGAAGCGCGGGTTGGCGCGGGGAAGTTGCTGATGACCAGCAGCGACCTGACCTCTGACCTGGCCAACCGTCCGGCGGCGCGGCAACTGCGGCAGAGTCTGCTGGCCTACATGGCGAGCGAGGAGTTCTCGCCCCAAGCAACGATTCCGCTGGCCACGATCCGGGCGCTGCTGACCGAGGAGTCGCGCGAGCAGTTCGATCCGTATACCCTGCAAAGCCCCGACGAACTGCAACCGAATCTGCACAAACCCACCAATTAA
- a CDS encoding RagB/SusD family nutrient uptake outer membrane protein has protein sequence MFKIKLLPVATLLLFSVTSCKDYLEEELVGTLTYDYYNTEQGLEDLVEGSYEGVRFKYQYEQAYCLYNFGVDEFTNADQINFNYWNTYDSRLNALPPDAYLADLWGTYYNNINRCNLGISRLADFEGGIQLATEAQKNQRIGELRFLRGFYYFGLVQQFGAVPLTLEPSEGVELEFPRTPVPDVYRAIINDLRFASEHLSVNEPDGQFGRATKGAADHFLAKVYLTRGSAVTQDRGQQATDMDSAAYYADQVINSGKYALLPDYGTLWDLSSYSANVAAQTSSEIIFSAQWNNDPLFSGRFGNQTHLYFIMAYDQLPGMNRDIENGRPFRRAMMTDYAMDIYDRKNDSRFYKSLITTYYANDGGDESIPKWTALTAPDPSLIGQPKFAQGDTAVRIIVNDEATDLTAADLAKMPYSVFARYYRDSTGTLVSDFSPTGTLAQRKFFPTLKKYVDPFRATISQQQGTKDGILARFAETYLIAAEAYGRMGNYAQAVEYVNVLRQRAAYKEGEQKPPQFYLEEGGDLSELTSSTEDALLVTEDKFMTDDPAELYPPNVTSTQDRFIHFMLNERTREMLGELHRWEDLARTETLLVRAPYFNPDASGIQEKHRLRPIPQQHIERLFQDGNPLTAEERAAYQNPGY, from the coding sequence ATGTTCAAGATAAAATTACTCCCTGTTGCTACCCTGCTGCTGTTCAGCGTCACGTCCTGTAAGGATTACCTGGAAGAAGAACTGGTCGGCACGCTCACGTACGATTATTACAACACCGAGCAAGGCCTCGAAGACCTCGTGGAAGGTTCGTACGAAGGCGTGCGCTTCAAGTACCAGTACGAGCAGGCCTACTGCCTCTATAACTTCGGTGTGGACGAGTTTACCAACGCCGACCAGATCAACTTCAACTACTGGAACACGTACGACTCGCGTCTGAACGCCCTGCCGCCCGACGCGTACCTCGCCGATTTGTGGGGCACGTACTACAACAACATCAACCGCTGTAACCTGGGCATCTCGCGCCTGGCCGACTTCGAGGGCGGCATCCAGCTCGCTACGGAAGCGCAGAAAAACCAGCGCATCGGCGAGTTGCGGTTCCTGCGCGGCTTCTACTATTTCGGGCTGGTGCAGCAGTTCGGGGCGGTGCCGCTCACCCTGGAACCCAGCGAAGGCGTGGAACTGGAATTTCCGCGCACGCCGGTGCCCGACGTGTACCGCGCCATCATCAACGACCTGCGTTTTGCGTCCGAGCACCTGTCGGTGAACGAACCCGACGGCCAGTTCGGGCGGGCGACCAAAGGGGCCGCCGACCATTTTCTGGCGAAAGTTTACCTGACGCGCGGCAGTGCCGTGACGCAAGACCGGGGACAGCAGGCCACCGACATGGACAGCGCTGCCTACTACGCCGATCAGGTGATCAACTCGGGCAAGTACGCGCTTCTGCCCGATTACGGCACGCTGTGGGACCTGTCCAGCTATTCGGCCAACGTGGCGGCCCAAACCAGCAGCGAGATCATTTTCTCGGCACAATGGAACAACGATCCGCTATTTTCGGGGCGCTTCGGCAACCAGACGCACCTCTACTTCATTATGGCCTACGACCAGTTGCCGGGCATGAACCGGGACATTGAGAACGGGCGTCCGTTCCGCCGGGCGATGATGACCGACTACGCGATGGATATCTACGACCGGAAGAACGACTCGCGGTTCTACAAGAGCCTGATCACGACCTACTACGCCAACGACGGGGGCGACGAGTCGATTCCGAAGTGGACCGCCCTGACCGCGCCTGACCCGTCGCTGATCGGGCAGCCCAAGTTTGCCCAGGGCGACACCGCCGTGCGAATCATCGTCAACGACGAAGCCACCGACCTGACGGCCGCCGACCTGGCAAAAATGCCGTACTCGGTGTTTGCGCGGTATTACCGGGACAGCACCGGGACGCTGGTATCGGATTTTTCGCCGACCGGTACGCTGGCACAGCGGAAGTTTTTCCCCACCCTGAAGAAGTACGTGGACCCGTTCCGTGCCACCATCTCGCAGCAGCAGGGCACAAAAGACGGCATCCTGGCCCGGTTTGCGGAGACGTATCTGATTGCCGCCGAGGCCTACGGACGGATGGGCAACTACGCGCAGGCCGTGGAATACGTAAACGTGTTGCGGCAGCGGGCGGCCTACAAAGAGGGCGAGCAGAAGCCGCCGCAGTTTTACCTGGAAGAGGGGGGGGATTTATCGGAACTCACGTCGAGCACCGAAGATGCCCTGCTGGTGACGGAAGACAAGTTCATGACCGACGATCCGGCCGAACTGTATCCACCCAACGTCACTTCGACGCAGGATCGGTTCATCCACTTTATGTTGAACGAGCGCACCCGCGAAATGCTCGGGGAACTGCACCGCTGGGAAGACCTGGCCCGCACGGAAACGCTGCTGGTGCGCGCGCCTTACTTTAATCCGGACGCCAGCGGCATCCAGGAGAAACACCGGCTGCGCCCCATCCCGCAGCAGCACATCGAACGGTTGTTCCAGGACGGCAACCCCCTCACCGCCGAAGAGCGGGCGGCCTACCAGAATCCGGGCTATTGA